The Sulfitobacter sp. SK011 genome has a window encoding:
- the choW gene encoding choline ABC transporter permease subunit — MNWLTDNKIPIADVAEDALDWLQINGEWFFDGMATAMEWLIEAILWVLQTPHPLIIIAAFAGLTWVIQRNWKTVVFVVLGFLFILNQDYWEETTESLTLVLSACVVCMGVGVPIGIAAAHRPRLYRFMRPVLDLMQTLPTFVYLIPAIVFFGIGMVPGLIATVIFVLPAPIRLTQLGISSTPKSLLEAAEAFGAKPSQTLWKIELPYALPQIMTGLNQTIMLSLSMVVIAALVGADGLGVPVVRALNQVNTGLGFESGLIIVVVAIMLDRMLRVGDK; from the coding sequence ATGAATTGGCTCACCGATAATAAAATACCGATCGCGGACGTGGCCGAAGATGCTCTCGACTGGCTGCAGATCAATGGCGAATGGTTCTTTGATGGCATGGCCACGGCGATGGAATGGCTGATTGAGGCAATCCTCTGGGTGCTGCAAACGCCCCATCCGCTCATCATCATCGCAGCCTTTGCAGGTCTGACATGGGTGATCCAGCGCAACTGGAAAACGGTTGTGTTTGTGGTGCTGGGGTTCCTTTTCATTCTCAATCAGGACTATTGGGAGGAAACCACAGAAAGCCTGACGCTGGTGCTTTCGGCATGTGTGGTTTGTATGGGGGTCGGTGTCCCCATTGGCATTGCGGCGGCGCACCGCCCGCGTCTTTACCGGTTCATGCGTCCGGTGCTTGATCTGATGCAGACATTGCCAACATTCGTCTATCTTATCCCGGCGATTGTGTTTTTTGGCATCGGTATGGTGCCCGGCCTGATCGCCACGGTGATCTTTGTGCTGCCCGCACCGATCCGCCTGACCCAGCTTGGGATTTCATCAACACCTAAATCCCTGCTTGAGGCAGCCGAGGCATTCGGGGCGAAACCGAGCCAGACATTATGGAAAATCGAACTGCCTTATGCGCTGCCTCAGATCATGACAGGCCTGAACCAGACCATCATGTTGTCATTGTCGATGGTGGTGATCGCGGCCCTTGTCGGGGCGGACGGGCTGGGCGTGCCGGTGGTGCGGGCGCTCAATCAGGTGAACACCGGGTTGGGGTTTGAATCCGGGCTCATCATTGTGGTGGTTGCAATCATGTTGGACCGTATGTTGCGGGTGGGTGACAAATGA
- a CDS encoding thioesterase family protein, which yields MSQTFTTSRILHFGDCDISGTAYFPSYLNILNGVNEEFFGHLGFPWNEIIWKERWGTPTVHLACDFSKPSLFGDELVFTLNVVKLGRSSVTLAHSIDCGDEHRWNSTQVLAASDLVKHTSMPWPDAVREALAAYL from the coding sequence ATGTCGCAAACTTTCACCACCTCCCGCATCCTGCACTTTGGCGATTGCGATATTTCCGGGACAGCGTATTTCCCATCATATCTCAACATTCTGAACGGCGTGAACGAAGAGTTCTTTGGCCATCTCGGCTTTCCGTGGAACGAGATTATCTGGAAAGAACGCTGGGGCACGCCGACAGTGCATTTGGCCTGCGATTTCTCGAAACCGTCGCTCTTTGGGGATGAGCTTGTTTTCACATTGAACGTTGTCAAGCTGGGGCGGTCTTCGGTAACGCTGGCCCACTCCATTGATTGCGGTGACGAACACCGATGGAACAGCACCCAGGTGCTGGCCGCCAGTGATCTGGTCAAACATACCTCGATGCCGTGGCCCGACGCGGTGCGCGAGGCGCTGGCGGCCTATCTTTAA
- a CDS encoding rhodanese-like domain-containing protein produces the protein MRKLALTIAFTLAAGTALADVEVGITKDMPSVTVQTRNGPVEIGRIQDTTHEIGGDWARTSRPCPDFCIQPVTPTEGVATIGELELIKMLKSPDDVVVDSRTSDWFQGGTIPGAINIPYTYVLDELSTLGCEPDFEGWDCENAKRVALFCNGIWCGQSPTAIRSMVKAGYPADRIFYYRGGMQIWRLLGLTVTGEE, from the coding sequence ATGAGAAAACTAGCGCTGACAATCGCATTTACCCTTGCCGCTGGCACCGCACTGGCCGACGTTGAGGTGGGCATCACCAAGGACATGCCATCGGTCACCGTGCAGACGCGTAACGGTCCGGTCGAAATTGGCCGAATTCAGGATACGACGCACGAGATTGGCGGCGATTGGGCGCGCACCTCGCGTCCCTGCCCCGACTTCTGTATCCAGCCGGTTACCCCGACAGAAGGCGTGGCCACGATCGGTGAATTGGAACTGATCAAAATGCTCAAGAGCCCTGACGACGTTGTGGTGGACAGCCGCACCTCGGACTGGTTTCAGGGCGGCACGATCCCCGGCGCGATCAACATACCCTATACCTATGTCCTTGACGAACTGAGTACGCTGGGATGCGAGCCGGATTTTGAGGGGTGGGATTGCGAGAACGCAAAACGCGTGGCGCTCTTTTGCAATGGCATCTGGTGCGGCCAGTCCCCCACGGCAATCCGCAGTATGGTCAAGGCGGGGTATCCGGCGGACCGCATCTTCTATTACCGGGGCGGCATGCAGATCTGGCGGTTGCTCGGGCTGACCGTGACCGGCGAGGAGTGA
- a CDS encoding 2Fe-2S iron-sulfur cluster binding domain-containing protein: MTAAPRRTGSRTLLRNLRLISGLYLLGYVTSHLINLSLGLISIEAMDAARPYLSGIWGTDVTRLILLTALLFHYAIGLWSVYERPRIGGTVQDLVQALSGLAVIPLLSIHAVGVVMLQRAGVDVDYDLIVRIFWLSNPGYGLIQVLLLSVAWVHGAAGFFMWLRSKPTIASALPWIYPLGVAVPVLALLGFTAAGRIVLASGIGPQVVQSEIAPGYAAPEIPFALIIQIQSSVMWGAVVLGVLVLVARLMRYALAKPAVIHLKTKNVGSFEGDTGQTLLDAFRTHGQPHANLCSGRGRCGTCAVRILKAETNLLAPSTLERATLDRLKFGGDVRLACQLPLTSAGALTVERINEPDFSFHEEEETQVSPSQVSA; this comes from the coding sequence TTGACTGCCGCCCCCCGTCGAACAGGGTCTCGCACCCTCTTGCGCAATCTGCGTCTCATCTCTGGCTTGTATCTGCTTGGATATGTGACATCGCATCTGATCAATCTCAGTCTGGGCCTGATCTCAATAGAAGCCATGGATGCAGCGCGCCCCTATCTGTCGGGGATCTGGGGCACCGACGTGACGCGGCTGATCTTGTTGACGGCCCTGCTATTCCATTACGCGATTGGCCTGTGGTCGGTCTATGAACGGCCCCGTATCGGCGGCACCGTTCAGGATCTGGTGCAGGCGCTTTCAGGATTGGCCGTCATCCCCCTTTTGTCGATCCATGCCGTTGGCGTGGTCATGTTGCAAAGGGCGGGGGTCGATGTGGATTACGACCTTATTGTGCGCATCTTTTGGCTCAGCAATCCGGGCTACGGGCTGATCCAAGTGCTGTTGTTGTCCGTTGCCTGGGTCCACGGTGCGGCTGGGTTTTTCATGTGGCTCCGTTCAAAACCCACGATTGCATCGGCGTTACCCTGGATCTACCCGCTTGGGGTGGCGGTTCCTGTTCTGGCCTTGCTGGGGTTCACTGCGGCGGGCCGGATTGTTTTGGCCTCAGGGATCGGCCCCCAAGTCGTGCAAAGCGAAATTGCACCGGGGTATGCTGCCCCCGAAATACCTTTTGCCCTGATCATCCAGATCCAGAGTTCGGTGATGTGGGGGGCTGTCGTCCTGGGGGTGCTTGTGCTTGTTGCGCGCCTCATGCGGTATGCGTTGGCCAAGCCGGCGGTAATCCACCTGAAAACAAAAAATGTCGGCTCATTTGAGGGGGACACCGGCCAGACTTTGTTGGATGCGTTCCGCACGCACGGACAGCCCCATGCGAATTTATGTTCTGGTCGCGGCCGATGCGGAACCTGCGCCGTGCGCATCCTGAAAGCCGAGACCAACCTGTTGGCCCCGTCGACACTGGAACGCGCCACATTGGACCGCCTGAAATTCGGTGGCGATGTGCGGCTTGCCTGTCAACTGCCCCTGACCAGCGCAGGGGCGTTGACGGTCGAGAGGATCAATGAGCCTGATTTCAGCTTTCATGAAGAGGAGGAAACACAGGTTTCCCCATCGCAGGTGTCCGCATGA
- a CDS encoding choline ABC transporter substrate-binding protein has product MKRLLATSALALTVATSVAAAGCEKVTFSDVGWTDITATTAAASVVLDALGYETEVKILSVPVTYTSMAAGDIDVFLGNWMPTMEADIAPYREAGTVDTVRANLEGAKYTLTVNKAAADMGIKTFADIAAQSEALEGKIYGIEPGNDGNRLIQSMIDANAFDLKDFEVVESSEQGMLAQVARADRKGDPVVFLGWEPHPMNANFELTYLEGGDDFFGPDLGGATVYTNTRAGYAAECPNVGALLNNMEFTLAMENEIMGAILDDGKKPNEAAAEWIKANAGVLDGWLAGVTHLDGSDGLEAAKAALE; this is encoded by the coding sequence ATGAAACGCTTGCTTGCAACATCTGCACTTGCCCTGACTGTTGCCACATCTGTGGCCGCTGCAGGCTGTGAAAAAGTCACCTTTTCTGATGTGGGCTGGACCGACATCACCGCAACAACTGCGGCTGCCTCTGTCGTGCTGGATGCGCTGGGATATGAGACCGAGGTCAAGATCCTGTCGGTGCCTGTGACCTATACATCCATGGCAGCAGGCGACATTGACGTTTTCCTGGGCAACTGGATGCCAACAATGGAAGCTGACATCGCCCCTTACCGCGAAGCAGGCACCGTTGATACGGTCCGTGCTAACCTTGAAGGTGCAAAATATACGCTGACCGTCAACAAAGCTGCTGCCGACATGGGCATCAAAACCTTTGCTGACATCGCCGCACAATCCGAAGCGCTGGAAGGCAAGATCTACGGCATTGAGCCCGGCAATGACGGCAACCGTCTGATCCAGTCGATGATCGACGCGAACGCCTTTGATCTCAAGGACTTCGAAGTGGTCGAAAGTTCTGAACAAGGCATGTTGGCGCAGGTTGCCCGCGCTGATCGCAAGGGCGATCCGGTGGTGTTTCTGGGCTGGGAACCCCACCCAATGAATGCCAACTTTGAACTGACCTATCTCGAAGGCGGCGATGATTTCTTTGGCCCGGACCTTGGCGGTGCCACAGTTTATACCAACACCCGCGCCGGATACGCGGCTGAATGCCCGAATGTGGGCGCGCTGTTGAACAACATGGAATTCACCCTTGCCATGGAAAACGAAATCATGGGCGCGATTCTGGACGATGGCAAAAAGCCAAACGAGGCCGCAGCGGAATGGATCAAGGCCAATGCCGGAGTTCTTGATGGCTGGCTTGCCGGTGTGACGCACCTCGACGGCAGCGACGGTTTGGAAGCTGCAAAGGCGGCGCTGGAGTAA
- the choV gene encoding choline ABC transporter ATP-binding protein, protein MTTAVEFDNVSIVFGDKPDKALPLMDEGQSRSEVEAATGQVLGVHNCSLSVAEGEILVLMGLSGSGKSTLLRAVNGLNPVVRGHVTVHDGSWSANVQSCSASDLRQVRRECVSMVFQQFGLLPWRTVRDNVALALELSDVPKKDRYERADKQLALVGLADWADRKVGELSGGMQQRVGLARAFVTEAPILLMDEPFSALDPLIRTRLQDELLDLQRDLKRTIIFVSHDLDEAFKLGGRIAIMEGGRIVQIGTPREIFSNPASDYVADFVANMNPLGVLTARDVMGKASGAASPSVNAETPVAELIAQLEGTNARLDVTEDGKRIGTVTAPSIIDRLRSDA, encoded by the coding sequence ATGACGACAGCTGTAGAATTCGACAACGTCTCAATCGTTTTTGGCGACAAGCCGGACAAGGCATTGCCGCTGATGGACGAGGGCCAAAGCCGGTCTGAGGTCGAGGCGGCAACAGGTCAGGTTCTGGGCGTTCACAACTGTAGCCTGAGCGTTGCAGAGGGTGAGATCCTTGTCCTGATGGGCCTGTCCGGGTCTGGAAAATCGACATTGCTGCGCGCGGTCAATGGGTTGAACCCGGTGGTGCGTGGCCATGTGACCGTGCACGACGGTTCGTGGTCGGCCAATGTCCAAAGTTGTTCGGCCAGTGACCTGCGTCAGGTCCGCCGTGAATGTGTGTCGATGGTGTTTCAGCAATTTGGCCTGCTGCCGTGGCGCACCGTGCGCGACAACGTGGCATTGGCGCTGGAACTGTCTGACGTGCCGAAAAAGGATCGCTATGAGCGCGCGGACAAACAGCTCGCACTTGTCGGTCTGGCCGATTGGGCGGACCGCAAGGTCGGCGAATTGTCAGGCGGCATGCAGCAACGCGTGGGTCTGGCCCGTGCCTTTGTGACCGAAGCCCCGATTTTGCTGATGGATGAACCCTTTAGCGCGCTTGACCCCTTGATCCGGACACGATTGCAGGACGAACTGCTTGACCTGCAACGCGACCTCAAACGCACGATCATCTTTGTCAGCCACGATTTGGACGAAGCGTTCAAGCTGGGCGGGCGCATTGCCATCATGGAAGGCGGGCGGATCGTACAGATCGGCACCCCGCGCGAGATCTTTTCAAACCCCGCGTCCGACTATGTCGCCGATTTCGTCGCCAACATGAACCCGCTCGGCGTGCTGACGGCGCGCGATGTGATGGGAAAGGCATCCGGGGCCGCATCGCCATCTGTGAATGCCGAAACCCCCGTTGCCGAATTGATCGCGCAGCTTGAGGGGACCAATGCGCGCCTTGATGTGACAGAGGATGGCAAACGCATTGGCACCGTCACAGCGCCAAGCATCATTGATAGGCTCAGAAGCGACGCCTGA
- a CDS encoding adenylate/guanylate cyclase domain-containing protein, with protein MVTQCAQRQLAAIMSLDVVGFSRLMGVDEAGTLAVLKQLRRTIVAPQVTNHNGRIAKLMGDGAIVIFSSVVDAVLAGIAIQQAMPDFNDGISGDMTIAMRIGVNLGDVILEGSDIYGDGVNVAARIQEVCTPGGVALSATAHEHVSGKVDAEFADVGERVLKNITRKVRVFRWPDVQTADPAHRLALPDKPSIAVLPFDNMSSDPDQDYFADGVVESLTAALSRIRSFFVIARNSAFAYKGRHMNVIDIGRELGVGYVLEGSVQRAGGKLRITVQLIETTTGAHLWAEKYDGADSELFDLQDRITEQVAGALQPSIQKAEIDRAMHKRPHDMGAYDYAMRAIRHVWMQEQEEAALALDLLQKSLKIDPDYPLALALSGWCWAQHSVYNWTDDIETAKARALDLAEKAAGFSADDPLILSVLGVVHTFARNHGTARILLERAITLDPNSAWALSRLGWLEVYADRPEAAFQHFEHAMRLSPLDPMNFNNLVGMASAHQISGDYSASANLFQRALMERPSAFWIHRNLAPALLAAGRVAEAEASKDIMLRAYPDMSIKRYKDAMVFSPEALEDFSVYLRKLGIPEE; from the coding sequence ATGGTAACACAGTGCGCACAACGGCAACTCGCGGCAATCATGTCTTTGGACGTTGTCGGATTTTCACGTCTGATGGGCGTGGACGAGGCCGGGACGCTGGCGGTTCTCAAACAGCTGCGCAGGACCATCGTTGCGCCACAGGTGACAAACCACAATGGACGCATTGCCAAACTGATGGGCGATGGCGCGATCGTGATATTTTCAAGTGTCGTCGATGCGGTGCTGGCCGGCATTGCGATCCAGCAGGCGATGCCCGATTTTAACGACGGTATTTCCGGCGACATGACCATTGCCATGCGCATCGGGGTCAATCTGGGCGATGTGATACTGGAAGGCTCAGATATCTATGGCGACGGTGTGAATGTCGCGGCGCGCATCCAGGAGGTCTGTACGCCCGGCGGCGTCGCGCTGAGCGCGACGGCACACGAGCATGTCTCGGGTAAGGTCGACGCTGAATTTGCGGATGTTGGCGAACGGGTCTTGAAAAACATCACCCGCAAAGTCCGGGTGTTTCGCTGGCCCGACGTTCAGACCGCCGATCCCGCGCACAGGCTCGCGTTGCCTGACAAACCGTCGATTGCGGTCCTGCCCTTTGACAACATGTCCAGCGATCCCGATCAGGACTATTTCGCCGATGGGGTGGTCGAAAGCCTGACCGCCGCTTTGTCGCGGATACGGTCGTTCTTTGTGATCGCCCGAAATTCAGCCTTTGCCTACAAGGGCCGCCATATGAATGTCATCGACATTGGGCGTGAATTGGGCGTGGGGTATGTGCTTGAAGGAAGCGTACAGCGCGCAGGGGGCAAACTGCGGATCACTGTTCAGCTGATCGAAACCACGACAGGCGCACATCTTTGGGCCGAAAAATACGACGGCGCGGACAGTGAACTTTTTGACCTTCAAGACCGGATCACCGAACAGGTCGCCGGGGCCTTGCAACCGTCGATTCAAAAGGCAGAAATTGACCGCGCCATGCACAAAAGACCACATGACATGGGCGCTTATGATTATGCTATGCGCGCCATCCGCCATGTGTGGATGCAGGAACAAGAGGAAGCGGCGCTTGCATTGGATTTGCTTCAGAAATCCCTCAAGATCGACCCGGATTATCCGCTGGCGCTGGCGCTCTCGGGTTGGTGCTGGGCCCAGCATTCGGTCTATAACTGGACCGATGACATCGAAACCGCCAAAGCCCGCGCTCTTGATCTGGCGGAAAAAGCGGCAGGTTTTTCGGCGGATGACCCTCTGATCCTGTCGGTGCTTGGCGTTGTGCATACCTTTGCGCGCAACCACGGCACCGCTCGGATATTGCTGGAACGGGCGATCACACTTGACCCCAATTCCGCCTGGGCGCTGAGCAGGTTGGGCTGGCTTGAGGTCTACGCCGACCGCCCCGAAGCCGCCTTTCAACATTTCGAACACGCCATGCGGCTAAGCCCGCTTGATCCGATGAATTTCAACAATCTTGTCGGGATGGCCAGCGCGCATCAGATTTCCGGCGATTACAGCGCGTCGGCAAACCTCTTCCAGCGTGCGCTGATGGAACGGCCCAGTGCCTTTTGGATTCACCGCAATCTTGCCCCGGCGTTACTCGCGGCAGGCCGCGTCGCAGAAGCGGAAGCCTCGAAAGATATCATGCTCAGGGCCTATCCCGACATGAGTATCAAGCGGTACAAGGACGCCATGGTATTCTCTCCCGAAGCGTTGGAGGATTTTTCCGTCTATCTGCGCAAACTGGGCATCCCTGAAGAATAA
- a CDS encoding STAS/SEC14 domain-containing protein: MLNVSKPSANRIDIELSGVLDAAGMQAALDHLIEESEGITHGKMLYTISDFEMPTLGAMAVEFQRMPKLFSLTSKFDKCAVLSDAAWIRRAAEIEGAVIPSLEIKSFALADAKAAEAWLNDTVEEESNDAEFENFPI; this comes from the coding sequence ATGTTAAACGTTTCGAAACCATCGGCCAACCGTATAGATATCGAGCTTTCTGGTGTCCTCGACGCAGCAGGAATGCAGGCAGCGCTTGATCATCTTATTGAGGAATCCGAGGGCATCACCCACGGTAAAATGCTGTATACGATCTCGGACTTCGAAATGCCGACATTGGGTGCGATGGCGGTGGAGTTTCAACGGATGCCAAAACTGTTCAGCCTCACCAGCAAGTTCGACAAATGCGCGGTGCTCTCGGATGCCGCGTGGATTCGCAGGGCGGCAGAGATAGAAGGGGCCGTCATTCCGTCACTTGAAATAAAGAGCTTTGCCCTTGCCGATGCCAAGGCGGCAGAAGCCTGGCTCAATGACACTGTTGAGGAAGAAAGCAACGACGCAGAATTTGAGAATTTTCCGATTTAG
- the fnrL gene encoding transcriptional regulator FnrL gives MSLSRNSSEFTRCADCNIRYRAVCSTCDSDELSKLEDIKYYRTYDPGQPIMFEGDEMHFVASVVTGAATLSRTLPDGRVQMVGLMLPSDFIGRPGRNTVGFDVTAIQKVTLCCFRRKPFEALVAVTPHIGQRLLEMTLDELDVAREWMMLLGRKTAREKITFLLALIARRTADLHMKEVSDGLEFEMPMSREAMSNYLGLTIETVSRQMTALRKDGLITLTGTRSIKIPDMARLKAETGDEEIAGKF, from the coding sequence ATGAGCCTGTCCCGGAACAGTTCAGAATTCACCCGTTGTGCCGACTGCAACATCCGCTACCGCGCGGTGTGTTCAACATGTGATTCCGATGAATTGAGCAAGCTGGAAGACATCAAATATTACCGGACCTATGATCCCGGACAGCCGATTATGTTTGAAGGTGACGAGATGCATTTTGTGGCCTCGGTGGTCACCGGTGCCGCAACCTTGTCGCGCACATTACCCGATGGGCGGGTCCAGATGGTCGGTCTGATGCTGCCGTCTGACTTTATCGGCAGACCCGGCCGCAACACGGTTGGCTTTGATGTCACGGCCATCCAAAAGGTGACGCTGTGCTGTTTTCGGCGCAAGCCATTTGAGGCACTGGTGGCCGTCACCCCGCATATCGGGCAACGCCTGCTGGAAATGACGCTGGATGAATTGGATGTCGCACGCGAGTGGATGATGCTGCTCGGCCGCAAAACGGCGCGTGAGAAAATCACCTTTTTGCTGGCACTTATCGCGCGGCGCACGGCGGATCTGCACATGAAAGAGGTGTCGGATGGCCTCGAATTCGAGATGCCAATGTCACGCGAGGCAATGTCGAACTATCTGGGGCTTACCATTGAGACCGTCAGCCGCCAGATGACTGCCCTGCGTAAGGATGGTCTTATAACACTGACCGGCACACGCAGCATCAAG
- a CDS encoding mechanosensitive ion channel family protein, with amino-acid sequence MMRLIFAVTACLTFWLVPVGASAQDAVITDPSANDLHEFTRLLADERIQNWIATQADDADLADTTRSQTLRDQLVGVLDQTRTRMGDIAQAWQVLPTTPGLFAEQWRTKLNSGKQVRGLTFVMIFLFVGAGLEWLFRQYTNALKLRIELHPVETIRGRIGAACLRALIALAGLAIFALGSIGAFAAFDWPPALEGFVLNLLVVIFSVRAIHSVLVLFLAPSVQELRLLPLGNRFARNLSRVLLCLTGLFVLAASLSGTFPRVTGVALDSAHALGVRLVLAAVALVATYIAIFVTFRWAKPLSKPARMWRLYLAVLATLAFCALVLGQVALMWTLVLVGLLIPSLRLLRVWVDGAFERAQPPEPTVVLPLTEEADAQIEFIEEPSSLPHPYESYRPIAQRLVRFIALFGVGIAIALIWDLRVFERAASPTLAGKTVALMIDSAVALLIADLVWVWASSAIDRRLDAYQPPEPGTAPGPEARMATLLPLLRVTLMITLLAMVAMSILTSLGVNVAPLLAGAGVVGVAIGFGAQSLVKDVVSGIFFLIDDAFRVGEYVEIDNLRGTVERISIRSLQIRHHRGAVHTLPFGELRHLTNHSRDWVIMKLEFRVPFDTDLKLVKKLIKTIGTQLKENEEYGASILETLKSQGVRRMEEFNMVVGVKFMTRPGEQWLVRRDAYQMVRDAFDANGIRMAERNVKVEVAGSDTMTDADRQAVAGAAQQAIERQIGPGAPIPDEP; translated from the coding sequence ATGATGCGCCTCATCTTCGCCGTGACCGCGTGCCTGACATTCTGGCTGGTTCCCGTGGGTGCATCGGCCCAAGACGCGGTGATCACTGATCCCTCCGCCAATGATCTGCACGAATTTACCCGTCTGTTGGCGGACGAACGCATACAAAACTGGATTGCGACCCAGGCGGACGACGCAGACCTTGCAGATACCACGCGATCGCAAACCCTGCGCGATCAACTGGTCGGGGTGTTGGACCAGACCCGCACCCGGATGGGCGATATTGCGCAGGCCTGGCAGGTTTTGCCCACGACACCTGGGCTATTTGCTGAACAATGGCGCACCAAGCTGAACTCAGGCAAGCAGGTGCGCGGATTGACCTTTGTGATGATCTTTCTTTTTGTCGGTGCCGGGCTTGAATGGCTTTTTCGACAATATACCAACGCGCTAAAGCTGCGGATTGAACTTCACCCTGTTGAAACCATCCGGGGCCGCATTGGTGCCGCCTGTTTGCGCGCGTTGATTGCGCTGGCTGGTCTCGCGATCTTTGCGCTTGGCAGCATCGGCGCATTTGCAGCTTTCGACTGGCCCCCTGCCCTCGAAGGGTTTGTCCTTAATCTGCTGGTTGTCATCTTTTCAGTGCGCGCCATTCACAGCGTGCTGGTCCTGTTTTTGGCCCCATCGGTGCAGGAATTGCGGCTGCTGCCCCTTGGCAATCGGTTTGCCAGAAACCTCAGCCGGGTGCTTCTGTGTCTCACGGGTCTCTTTGTGCTGGCGGCATCGCTTTCTGGGACGTTCCCGCGTGTGACGGGTGTGGCGCTTGATTCAGCACATGCGCTTGGCGTCAGGCTGGTGCTGGCGGCGGTGGCACTTGTCGCCACGTATATCGCAATTTTTGTCACGTTCCGCTGGGCCAAGCCGCTCAGTAAGCCCGCGCGCATGTGGCGGCTGTATCTGGCGGTGCTGGCCACGCTGGCCTTTTGTGCTTTGGTGCTGGGTCAGGTTGCGCTGATGTGGACGCTGGTGCTGGTCGGTCTGTTGATCCCCAGCTTGCGGTTGCTCAGAGTTTGGGTCGACGGCGCATTCGAACGCGCTCAACCCCCAGAGCCCACCGTGGTTTTGCCGCTGACCGAAGAGGCCGATGCGCAGATCGAGTTCATCGAAGAGCCAAGTTCCCTGCCCCACCCTTACGAAAGTTACCGCCCCATCGCACAACGGCTGGTGCGGTTCATCGCGCTGTTTGGGGTTGGCATTGCGATTGCATTGATCTGGGATCTGCGGGTGTTTGAGCGTGCGGCGTCCCCGACGCTTGCGGGCAAAACCGTCGCTTTGATGATCGACAGCGCTGTTGCACTGTTGATTGCCGATCTGGTCTGGGTCTGGGCCAGTTCCGCGATTGATCGCCGCCTTGATGCCTATCAGCCCCCCGAACCGGGCACGGCACCGGGACCGGAAGCGCGGATGGCCACGCTGTTGCCTTTGCTGCGGGTGACATTGATGATCACGTTGTTGGCCATGGTTGCGATGTCGATCCTGACCTCACTTGGGGTGAATGTGGCACCGCTTTTGGCCGGTGCCGGGGTTGTTGGCGTGGCCATCGGCTTTGGTGCGCAATCGCTGGTCAAGGACGTGGTGTCGGGGATATTTTTTCTCATCGACGACGCCTTTCGGGTTGGCGAATATGTTGAGATCGACAATCTGCGCGGCACGGTCGAACGTATCTCGATCCGGTCTCTGCAAATTCGCCATCACCGCGGCGCTGTACACACGCTGCCCTTTGGGGAGTTGCGCCACCTGACCAACCATTCGCGCGACTGGGTGATCATGAAGCTCGAATTCCGCGTCCCATTTGATACGGACCTGAAGCTGGTGAAAAAGCTGATCAAGACCATTGGCACCCAGCTGAAAGAAAACGAAGAATACGGTGCCAGCATTCTTGAGACCCTGAAATCACAGGGGGTGCGGCGGATGGAAGAGTTTAACATGGTGGTGGGCGTCAAGTTCATGACCCGACCGGGCGAGCAATGGCTGGTGCGCCGTGATGCCTATCAGATGGTGCGTGATGCGTTTGACGCCAACGGCATCCGGATGGCCGAACGCAACGTCAAGGTTGAGGTGGCTGGGTCTGACACAATGACAGACGCAGATCGGCAGGCGGTTGCAGGGGCTGCGCAACAGGCGATCGAACGCCAGATCGGACCGGGCGCGCCGATCCCGGATGAGCCCTAA